Proteins from one Flavobacteriales bacterium genomic window:
- a CDS encoding DUF6495 family protein — MEAKFRLLTKEELESLQPEFIQYLAANGIDASKWQEIIAHDTQEMDLHLASFSDLVMQKSLEKVKYIEHRTTTDLKLFFFDQKEAFLIALKSKTIDLEHLEKLNSAQLDQIDLFKANKTYTSTREAEIFDLLNKGCVISKGTLYSQLKAFVQ, encoded by the coding sequence ATGGAAGCTAAATTTCGATTATTGACCAAAGAAGAATTAGAATCACTTCAACCTGAGTTTATTCAGTATTTGGCTGCTAATGGTATAGACGCCAGTAAATGGCAAGAAATTATAGCGCATGACACTCAAGAAATGGATTTACACCTTGCTTCCTTTAGTGACCTAGTAATGCAAAAATCTCTAGAGAAAGTGAAGTACATTGAACACCGCACTACTACTGATTTAAAACTTTTCTTCTTTGATCAAAAAGAAGCTTTCTTAATTGCTTTAAAATCTAAAACGATTGACTTAGAACATCTTGAAAAATTAAACTCTGCGCAATTAGACCAAATAGATTTATTTAAGGCCAATAAAACCTATACCTCTACTCGAGAAGCCGAAATTTTTGATTTATTGAATAAGGGGTGTGTAATTAGTAAAGGAACGCTTTATTCTCAGCTTAAGGCATTCGTTCAATAG
- a CDS encoding T9SS type A sorting domain-containing protein, producing the protein MKVIGVVVFLLCVLLGEAQTIQLGSGTATNGRRRSSPVNIWYRRAVSQFVYTAAEINALGVSGEAMLTDFGFYVTESPVYSIPNYTIKMKNVTETNVAAAISQNGWTEVKAAFTYNPVAGGYDMFNLDTPFYWDGVSNIAVEICWSQISPTYNASGRLREYTVTNGYRYSWTDAAGNSCGESPATIRNRKPQCQLTFSPVVTTFWTGNINTNWFNAGNWTAGVPIKNINAQIPNGLTNYPVVTGTTAEVKNLLIESNASLSTEGELSIYGNWTNNGTYNALAGKLRFKLLISQANQLDGGNQDFNDITVENANGISFNSGSYNIYGAFAAEGGDIYTNGRLNIASSASSTGRITEIKSKCNYDLDMDDSYGDGWNGGYITVIEDGNPIGTYTASGYGSNTTFSITSGNSFDIQYTSGSWENENTYSIYDDQGVLIFNDGTYPSTGVVFSSTASCATTNPFIGDIEQQRYLSLANDGWRELSSPIIAQTLSNWQDDGLIMANFPGSNFPSFGWTSVYTYEENLANGVKEDGWAPATNITNDLSFEKGHRVYIGTGNFNVSVKGAINYGNQTVTLDYQNTLPSEIAADEDQKGWNLIGNPYPCPIDWDEIESTRKENIDNAVWIWSADAGNYGLYVGNSGGVGTNGVNKNIASSQAFWVHATTVGASLSFTEQDKIDHNTTFVKSFSNNDFIKFSIASNLNGYQDEMLVNFTDQATIGYDVNLDADKLGSPIQDAPELSTVVDGNRDLSLNRVPLNEEMSLPIRATVGISGVYTISVTNFDISDIAACLILEDLYLDSLIVLEDTVAYSFYQTDTTNAPRFLLHVRPSVELTVSNETCVGEGNGEIRLDLFSSQPYTLMWSDGVNTDSTEVNTGSYTIEHLSPGNYTIYSDHPIAGCNAYSKEVLIEDAAPLNLVVDSSDSERYLLSANGGTAPYSFYVDNELASSIPAENGEYLLEVIDDNGCSTSEILLINQSYSGILNHNQLEVSVYPNPVHDILSIKTNYAVNLKLYNAVGALVKSIAPNNTGQIQLNVAEYPAGVYWLLSEDANYRAKVEIIH; encoded by the coding sequence ATGAAAGTTATTGGTGTAGTGGTATTCTTGTTATGCGTGTTGCTTGGGGAAGCTCAAACAATTCAGCTAGGTTCTGGAACAGCAACTAATGGAAGAAGAAGATCTTCTCCTGTGAATATTTGGTATCGAAGAGCTGTTTCACAATTTGTCTATACAGCAGCAGAAATCAATGCTTTAGGAGTCTCAGGGGAAGCAATGTTGACCGATTTTGGTTTTTATGTAACAGAATCCCCAGTGTATAGTATTCCTAATTATACCATAAAGATGAAAAATGTAACTGAAACAAATGTTGCAGCTGCAATTTCACAAAATGGTTGGACAGAAGTAAAAGCTGCTTTTACATATAATCCTGTAGCAGGTGGGTATGATATGTTTAATTTGGATACGCCATTTTATTGGGATGGGGTAAGTAATATTGCCGTAGAAATATGTTGGTCACAAATTTCGCCAACTTATAATGCTTCAGGAAGGTTAAGAGAGTATACTGTAACGAATGGATATCGTTACTCATGGACAGATGCTGCTGGAAATTCATGTGGAGAATCACCCGCTACGATTAGGAATAGAAAACCGCAATGTCAGCTAACGTTTTCTCCCGTTGTCACAACTTTTTGGACTGGGAATATCAATACAAATTGGTTTAATGCAGGAAATTGGACAGCTGGAGTTCCAATAAAAAATATCAACGCACAAATCCCTAATGGTTTAACCAATTACCCAGTTGTTACTGGTACAACTGCTGAGGTTAAAAATTTGCTTATCGAGTCAAATGCGTCGCTTTCAACCGAAGGAGAGTTGTCTATTTATGGAAATTGGACCAACAATGGAACTTATAATGCCTTGGCTGGTAAATTAAGGTTTAAGTTATTAATTAGCCAAGCCAATCAATTGGATGGAGGGAATCAAGATTTCAATGATATTACTGTTGAGAATGCTAATGGGATTAGTTTTAACTCTGGAAGTTATAATATTTATGGGGCTTTTGCTGCTGAAGGGGGTGATATTTATACTAATGGTCGCCTGAATATAGCATCTTCAGCTTCTTCAACAGGTCGAATTACAGAAATAAAATCTAAATGTAACTATGATTTAGATATGGATGATTCTTATGGAGATGGTTGGAATGGTGGATACATTACAGTGATAGAAGACGGGAATCCTATAGGAACTTATACAGCTTCAGGATATGGTTCTAATACAACTTTCTCCATTACTTCAGGAAATAGTTTTGATATTCAATACACCTCAGGGAGTTGGGAAAATGAAAATACTTATTCTATCTATGATGACCAAGGAGTGTTGATTTTTAACGATGGAACATACCCTTCTACAGGGGTAGTTTTTTCCTCTACAGCAAGTTGTGCAACAACTAATCCATTTATAGGAGACATTGAACAACAAAGATATTTATCATTAGCTAATGACGGATGGAGGGAATTGTCTTCTCCAATTATTGCACAGACTTTATCCAATTGGCAAGATGATGGCTTGATAATGGCTAATTTCCCAGGGTCAAATTTTCCAAGCTTTGGTTGGACTTCAGTTTATACTTATGAAGAGAATTTGGCCAATGGAGTAAAAGAAGATGGATGGGCACCAGCTACAAATATTACTAATGATTTGAGTTTTGAAAAAGGACATCGAGTATATATTGGAACAGGGAACTTTAATGTTTCAGTAAAAGGAGCTATTAATTATGGAAATCAGACAGTAACGTTAGATTATCAAAATACTTTACCATCAGAAATTGCCGCTGATGAAGATCAAAAGGGGTGGAATTTAATAGGGAATCCTTATCCATGTCCAATTGATTGGGATGAAATAGAGAGTACTAGAAAAGAGAATATTGATAATGCAGTATGGATTTGGAGTGCTGATGCTGGTAACTATGGTTTATATGTCGGAAATTCAGGAGGAGTAGGAACCAATGGAGTCAACAAAAACATTGCTTCGAGTCAAGCTTTTTGGGTACATGCTACAACTGTAGGAGCAAGCTTATCGTTTACTGAGCAAGATAAAATAGACCATAACACAACATTTGTAAAATCATTTTCGAACAATGACTTTATTAAGTTTAGTATAGCTAGTAATCTAAATGGTTATCAAGATGAAATGTTGGTGAACTTTACCGATCAAGCAACTATAGGCTATGATGTTAACTTAGATGCTGATAAACTAGGTAGCCCAATTCAAGATGCTCCTGAATTATCTACTGTAGTAGATGGAAATAGAGACTTATCATTGAATAGAGTGCCCCTCAATGAGGAAATGAGCTTACCAATTAGAGCTACTGTAGGAATTAGTGGTGTCTATACGATTTCGGTGACTAATTTTGATATTTCTGATATAGCTGCATGTTTGATTTTAGAAGATTTATATTTAGATTCTCTAATCGTATTAGAAGATACTGTCGCTTATAGTTTCTATCAAACTGATACAACAAATGCACCTCGTTTTTTATTGCATGTTAGGCCATCGGTAGAACTTACAGTTTCCAATGAGACTTGTGTAGGAGAAGGAAATGGAGAAATTAGATTAGATTTGTTTTCTAGTCAGCCTTATACATTAATGTGGTCGGACGGTGTGAATACAGATTCTACAGAAGTTAATACAGGGAGTTATACCATCGAGCATTTGTCTCCAGGTAATTATACCATTTATTCTGATCATCCTATTGCAGGTTGTAATGCCTATTCAAAAGAGGTATTGATTGAAGATGCTGCACCTTTGAATTTGGTTGTGGATAGCAGCGATTCAGAACGCTATTTATTAAGTGCAAATGGAGGAACTGCTCCATATTCATTCTATGTCGATAATGAATTAGCTAGTTCAATACCAGCAGAGAATGGAGAGTATTTGTTAGAAGTTATTGATGATAATGGGTGTTCAACAAGCGAAATACTCCTAATCAATCAATCATACTCGGGAATCTTAAATCATAATCAATTAGAGGTCTCTGTTTATCCTAATCCAGTTCACGATATTTTGTCAATCAAAACCAATTATGCAGTCAACTTAAAACTTTATAATGCTGTAGGAGCATTGGTAAAAAGTATAGCCCCTAATAATACTGGTCAAATTCAATTAAATGTTGCTGAATATCCAGCAGGCGTTTATTGGTTACTATCAGAAGATGCGAATTATAGAGCTAAGGTAGAGATCATACATTGA
- a CDS encoding peptide deformylase, whose protein sequence is MYRSIIVSLLLISLWSCKENTKEKELPVKVIPEFTPSQLAIIQGDTTEPYNVLKITNQEDSILLRKESEKVRFTNGDSILNIFEKRLVATLKDSSSLGVGIAAPQVGILKNIICVQRFDKDAEPFEVYYNPTIKQYSKKTQPCREGCLSIPGRMDTLTVRSYAILLEYDDLQGVHQYEMVEDFTAVIFQHEIDHLKGILYTDYLHEKAHAEGIKHKHPNK, encoded by the coding sequence ATGTATCGATCAATTATTGTTAGTTTATTGCTGATCTCATTATGGAGCTGTAAAGAAAACACAAAAGAAAAGGAGTTGCCAGTTAAAGTTATTCCAGAGTTTACCCCTAGTCAGTTAGCTATTATTCAGGGAGATACCACAGAACCTTATAACGTTTTAAAAATAACCAATCAAGAAGATTCCATATTACTGAGAAAAGAAAGTGAAAAGGTAAGGTTTACCAATGGAGACAGTATTCTAAATATCTTTGAAAAGCGGTTGGTGGCCACCTTAAAAGACTCCAGTTCATTAGGAGTAGGTATCGCAGCTCCACAAGTTGGGATTTTAAAAAACATCATTTGTGTACAACGTTTTGATAAAGATGCTGAGCCTTTTGAAGTGTATTATAATCCAACGATTAAACAATACTCTAAGAAAACTCAACCATGTAGAGAAGGATGTTTGTCCATTCCTGGTAGAATGGATACCTTAACTGTACGCTCTTATGCAATTTTGTTGGAATATGATGATCTACAAGGTGTGCATCAATATGAAATGGTAGAGGATTTTACAGCAGTTATATTTCAGCATGAGATAGATCATTTAAAAGGAATTCTCTATACGGATTACTTACACGAAAAAGCGCATGCTGAAGGGATAAAACATAAGCACCCCAATAAATAA
- the dnaG gene encoding DNA primase encodes MIPKETIEKIFDTADIVEVINDFVSLKKAGSNYKGLSPFVNEKSPSFMVSPAKGIFKDFSSGKGGNVVSFIMEHEHFTYPEALRWLAKRYNIEIEEEELSAEQIEAQSERESLYLINQYAKDFFVRQMLNTNEGQAIGLSYFKERGFSEETIKKFELGYAPQGSDNLTKAATSAGYKLDYLVKTGLSKTNERGSYDFFRGRVMFPIQNITGRVLGFGGRILKIDKKSAKYYNSPESPIYNKSKILYGLYQSKNEIIKEDQCYLVEGYTDVISLHQAGIKNVVASSGTALTEGQIRLIKRYTKNITILYDGDAAGIKASFRGIDLILEEEMNVKVVLFPDGEDPDSYARKVDFDDLQRYLSTNSQDFIHFKASILLADAKNDPIKRAETIKDIVGSISIIPDQITRSVYIQATSQLFEISEQALLNEVNKRLGVKNVALQKEQAVYEQQQQEKRIPQKNTNNGKHLLDIQEKDLIRLMILYGSQFITIEVENEEGDSEEMNYPVAQFIIEEILSDEISYINKDYQLVFDEYLDGIQQGLVISEKHFTHHENTNLNRIVIDITTQKDSVSNNWAEKHQIYPVHESERLKDAVIQSVAIFKMRTTENMIADKQNALKHEANNDAIMELLEAIKNLTMARNLFAEKLGIVITR; translated from the coding sequence ATGATTCCAAAGGAAACCATTGAGAAAATATTCGATACTGCCGACATTGTTGAAGTCATTAACGACTTTGTTAGTCTAAAAAAAGCAGGTTCGAATTATAAAGGCTTAAGTCCTTTTGTTAACGAAAAGTCACCTTCGTTTATGGTTTCTCCAGCCAAAGGAATTTTTAAAGACTTTAGCTCTGGAAAAGGGGGAAATGTGGTTTCATTTATTATGGAACACGAGCATTTCACCTACCCTGAAGCCCTGCGTTGGTTAGCTAAACGCTATAACATTGAAATTGAAGAAGAGGAACTTAGTGCTGAACAAATTGAAGCGCAAAGTGAGCGAGAAAGCTTATACCTCATTAATCAATATGCTAAAGATTTTTTCGTTCGACAAATGCTGAATACGAATGAGGGGCAAGCTATTGGTTTAAGCTATTTTAAAGAAAGGGGCTTTAGCGAAGAAACGATTAAGAAATTTGAATTAGGTTATGCTCCACAAGGGAGTGACAATTTAACCAAAGCTGCTACGAGTGCTGGCTATAAACTCGATTATTTAGTCAAAACAGGACTAAGTAAAACGAATGAAAGAGGAAGCTATGATTTCTTCAGAGGACGTGTAATGTTTCCAATTCAAAACATTACTGGACGAGTACTTGGTTTTGGAGGAAGAATCTTAAAAATAGATAAGAAGTCTGCTAAATATTACAATTCACCAGAGAGTCCTATTTATAATAAAAGTAAAATTTTATATGGGCTTTATCAATCCAAAAACGAAATCATTAAAGAAGATCAGTGTTATCTTGTTGAGGGGTATACTGATGTCATCAGCTTACATCAAGCTGGGATAAAAAACGTAGTAGCTTCTAGTGGTACAGCACTTACTGAAGGGCAAATAAGATTGATCAAACGTTACACCAAAAACATTACGATCCTCTATGATGGAGATGCAGCTGGGATAAAGGCTTCTTTTAGGGGAATTGACCTTATTTTGGAAGAAGAGATGAATGTTAAAGTGGTCTTATTCCCCGACGGAGAAGACCCTGATAGTTATGCAAGAAAAGTAGACTTTGATGACTTGCAACGTTATTTATCAACCAATTCACAGGACTTTATCCATTTTAAAGCTTCTATCTTACTGGCAGATGCTAAGAATGATCCTATCAAAAGAGCAGAAACGATTAAGGATATTGTAGGCTCTATTTCTATTATTCCTGATCAGATTACACGTTCAGTATATATCCAAGCTACCAGTCAACTCTTTGAAATTTCTGAACAAGCATTATTGAATGAAGTCAATAAGCGCCTAGGGGTAAAAAATGTTGCGCTTCAAAAAGAACAAGCAGTATACGAACAACAGCAACAAGAAAAAAGGATACCTCAAAAAAACACCAATAATGGAAAACATTTATTAGACATACAGGAAAAAGACCTTATTCGATTAATGATTCTTTATGGTTCTCAATTTATTACTATTGAAGTTGAAAATGAGGAGGGAGATTCGGAAGAGATGAACTATCCTGTTGCTCAATTCATTATAGAAGAAATTCTTAGCGATGAAATTTCCTACATCAACAAAGATTATCAATTGGTTTTTGACGAGTATTTGGATGGGATACAACAAGGCTTAGTAATTAGTGAAAAGCATTTTACACATCATGAAAACACCAACCTCAACAGAATTGTTATTGATATTACTACTCAAAAAGATAGCGTAAGTAACAATTGGGCTGAAAAACATCAAATCTACCCTGTTCATGAAAGTGAACGTTTAAAGGATGCTGTGATTCAATCGGTTGCCATTTTTAAGATGCGTACTACGGAAAACATGATTGCGGATAAGCAAAACGCCTTAAAACATGAAGCTAATAATGATGCTATCATGGAATTATTAGAAGCTATTAAAAATTTAACGATGGCTCGGAACTTATTTGCTGAAAAACTAGGAATTGTAATTACAAGATGA
- a CDS encoding rhomboid family intramembrane serine protease codes for MELSVTLVIVAITVLVSLAAFNNQDLTNQLIFSPYQAKHQNEWWRAITHGFIHADHMHLFFNMYVLYNFGDLIEQTLIYIYGSTTGMLYFVGMYVGGLLFATLPSMRKHSDNPMYRSLGASGAVSTVLFAFIIYYPSEKLSLLFIPIGIPAYIFGALYLAFETYSNKNGRTNIAHDAHIAGALFGVLYVIVLDFDNLARFVSQIGIG; via the coding sequence ATGGAGCTATCCGTTACCCTTGTTATTGTTGCAATAACTGTTTTAGTCTCATTAGCAGCATTCAATAATCAGGATTTAACCAATCAACTGATTTTTTCACCTTATCAAGCTAAACATCAAAATGAATGGTGGAGAGCTATTACTCATGGGTTTATCCATGCTGATCACATGCACTTATTTTTTAATATGTATGTGTTATATAACTTTGGAGATTTAATAGAGCAAACATTAATATATATTTATGGTTCAACAACAGGAATGTTGTACTTTGTTGGTATGTATGTAGGAGGATTGTTATTTGCAACTTTACCATCCATGCGAAAGCACTCAGATAATCCTATGTACCGTTCATTAGGAGCTTCTGGAGCTGTATCAACAGTTTTATTTGCTTTTATTATTTATTACCCCTCGGAGAAATTATCTTTACTATTTATTCCTATAGGTATTCCAGCATATATTTTTGGAGCTTTATATCTTGCTTTTGAGACCTATTCGAATAAAAATGGAAGAACCAATATCGCTCATGATGCGCATATTGCTGGAGCTCTTTTTGGAGTACTCTATGTTATAGTACTGGATTTTGATAATCTTGCACGTTTTGTATCACAAATAGGAATTGGGTAA
- a CDS encoding mechanosensitive ion channel, translating into MIELINIKGYSLTLLNVILIVITWAIILFLRSKSDKKIEEFLKKHNWSFGKEKTLHKLSNQLLFIIGDLLTIGILGIGNKDFSLSSILDYQLLGGGDESKFSITIGSIIFIIILSFITKFVLNLTKTFIYKSTKDKDWIDEGRRFTITRLTSYFIYVIVAIMMLRSINVDITLLLTASMGIFLGVGLGLQEFLTDVISGLILLFDGSVKVGDIVEMDNTVAKVQKINIRTSHIKTIDGKTIIVPNSKLTEFNVTNWTISEKVTRFNIEVTVAYGTDTALVKDLLYQCALQHPKVSKNKEILIIFNDFGDNGLSFELYFWAAQTWDIMTIKSDIRFAIDAAFRANSIQIPYPQRDLHIISDNRVSI; encoded by the coding sequence ATGATCGAATTAATCAATATAAAAGGATATTCTTTAACCTTATTAAATGTCATTTTAATAGTCATTACTTGGGCTATTATTTTATTCTTAAGATCAAAATCTGACAAAAAGATTGAGGAGTTTTTAAAGAAACACAACTGGTCTTTTGGAAAAGAGAAAACGTTACATAAATTATCTAATCAACTACTCTTTATCATTGGTGATTTACTAACCATTGGAATTTTAGGAATAGGCAATAAGGACTTTTCATTATCTTCTATTTTAGATTATCAATTATTGGGAGGTGGAGATGAAAGTAAATTTTCGATCACCATTGGAAGTATTATTTTCATCATTATACTTTCTTTCATTACCAAGTTTGTACTCAACCTCACTAAAACTTTTATCTATAAGTCGACTAAAGATAAAGACTGGATTGATGAAGGAAGGCGTTTTACCATAACCCGTTTAACTTCCTACTTTATATACGTTATTGTTGCAATTATGATGTTGCGCAGTATTAATGTAGATATTACGTTATTACTGACCGCTTCGATGGGTATATTCCTGGGAGTAGGGCTAGGTTTACAGGAGTTTTTAACGGATGTCATCTCAGGATTAATCTTGCTTTTTGACGGAAGTGTTAAAGTTGGAGACATTGTTGAAATGGACAATACAGTTGCCAAGGTTCAGAAAATCAATATCAGAACCTCACACATCAAAACGATTGATGGCAAAACGATTATTGTTCCGAACTCTAAACTAACAGAGTTTAACGTTACCAATTGGACTATTAGTGAAAAGGTCACTCGCTTTAACATTGAGGTTACTGTAGCCTATGGTACGGATACCGCACTTGTTAAAGACCTCCTTTATCAATGTGCATTACAACACCCCAAAGTGAGTAAAAACAAAGAAATCTTAATTATTTTTAATGACTTTGGAGATAATGGACTTTCTTTTGAACTTTACTTTTGGGCTGCTCAAACCTGGGATATTATGACAATAAAAAGTGATATCCGCTTTGCGATTGATGCCGCATTTAGAGCCAATAGTATTCAGATCCCTTACCCGCAGAGAGACCTACATATTATTTCAGATAATAGAGTTAGTATATAG
- the recJ gene encoding single-stranded-DNA-specific exonuclease RecJ, with the protein MLNPRWEITTVENSQQVNDLEQALKIPQIVAKLLVNRGVENFEQSKVFFRPELSQLHDPFLMEEMTVAIARINQALERQEKVLIYGDYDVDGTTSVALVYSYLKQYFQQIGHYQPDRYTEGYGISFQGIEYAKEQGYSLIIALDCGTKAVDKIAKANEYGIDFIIADHHTPGEELPKAVAILNPKKNTCNYPYKELCGCGIGFKLIQALAITNGYDQEEVYGLLDFVAIAIGADIVPITGENRVLAYYGLKEMENNPRVGIQTMLELANKKPPLTISDLVFTIAPRINAAGRIDSARNAVELLLSNSEDDAQTWSDLINNYNDERKELDQSITAEALGILKDKSFSNKKTTVISSPNWHKGVVGIVASRLIEKHYKPTIVLVESDGVATGSARSVKGYDIYNAIDQCARLLERFGGHKYAAGLTVKLEHLETFKKEFEEVVAKTITPEQEQPVIKIDGELNAQDFNLDHGKFPKFYRLIKQMSPFGPQNMRPVFVMRNLMNTGHSKIVGEEHLKTALKQNGTGIIFNGIGFGLGEKLDLLTQQQPVDVVFQIDENNFFGTPELQMMIKDIRPTNL; encoded by the coding sequence ATGTTAAACCCAAGATGGGAAATCACCACAGTTGAAAACTCACAGCAAGTCAATGACTTAGAGCAAGCTTTAAAGATACCTCAGATTGTTGCCAAACTTTTAGTGAATAGAGGTGTGGAAAACTTTGAACAATCAAAGGTTTTTTTTAGGCCTGAATTAAGCCAGTTACATGACCCTTTCTTAATGGAAGAGATGACGGTAGCCATAGCTAGAATCAATCAAGCTTTAGAGCGACAAGAAAAAGTATTGATATATGGGGATTATGATGTTGATGGAACAACTTCAGTAGCTTTGGTATATTCTTATTTAAAGCAATACTTTCAACAAATTGGACATTATCAACCAGATCGTTATACAGAGGGGTATGGAATATCTTTTCAAGGAATTGAATATGCGAAAGAACAAGGCTATTCTTTAATTATAGCGCTGGACTGTGGAACAAAAGCAGTTGATAAAATAGCCAAAGCCAATGAATATGGTATCGATTTTATTATTGCAGATCATCATACGCCAGGAGAAGAACTACCTAAGGCTGTAGCGATATTAAATCCTAAAAAGAATACCTGCAACTATCCTTATAAAGAATTGTGTGGCTGTGGAATCGGTTTTAAATTGATTCAAGCTTTGGCAATCACCAACGGATATGATCAAGAGGAAGTTTATGGATTACTCGATTTTGTAGCCATAGCAATAGGAGCTGATATCGTTCCAATAACAGGAGAAAATAGGGTTTTAGCTTATTATGGTTTAAAAGAAATGGAGAATAATCCACGTGTTGGGATTCAAACAATGTTAGAATTAGCAAACAAAAAACCGCCCTTAACGATTTCAGATTTGGTATTTACAATTGCACCAAGAATTAACGCAGCTGGAAGAATTGATTCTGCTCGAAACGCCGTGGAATTATTATTGTCGAATAGTGAGGATGATGCTCAAACATGGAGTGATTTGATTAACAATTATAATGATGAGCGTAAAGAACTAGATCAAAGTATTACAGCCGAAGCATTAGGAATACTGAAAGATAAATCTTTTAGCAATAAGAAGACAACTGTTATTAGTAGTCCAAATTGGCATAAAGGAGTCGTGGGAATTGTAGCCTCTCGCTTAATTGAAAAACATTACAAACCCACAATTGTATTAGTAGAGTCTGATGGAGTCGCAACTGGATCTGCTCGATCAGTTAAAGGGTATGATATTTATAATGCTATCGATCAATGTGCGCGATTACTTGAGCGTTTTGGAGGCCATAAATATGCCGCAGGTTTAACTGTGAAACTTGAGCACCTAGAAACGTTTAAAAAAGAGTTTGAGGAGGTTGTTGCTAAAACGATAACCCCCGAACAAGAACAACCTGTTATTAAAATTGATGGAGAACTTAACGCTCAAGATTTTAACTTAGATCATGGAAAATTTCCTAAATTCTACCGTTTAATTAAGCAGATGTCTCCTTTTGGACCTCAAAATATGCGCCCTGTTTTTGTGATGAGAAACTTGATGAATACCGGCCATTCAAAAATAGTAGGAGAAGAGCATTTGAAAACAGCACTGAAACAGAATGGAACAGGAATTATTTTTAACGGTATTGGGTTTGGTTTAGGAGAAAAACTGGATTTGCTAACTCAACAACAGCCAGTAGATGTTGTCTTTCAAATAGATGAGAATAACTTTTTTGGAACTCCTGAATTACAAATGATGATTAAAGATATACGCCCAACGAATCTTTAG